TTTCAGCCAGAGCGAGACCGGCCACTGGGTGGCGGTGGGCCTGATGCTGGCCGGCGTGGCAACGGATGTGCTGGACGGCTGGATGGCGCGCCTCAGGCACACGATCAGCAGCTTCGGCAAGATCATCGACCCCCTGGCCGACAAGGTCTGCCTGGGCGCGGTGATGCTGTTCCTCATTCAGTTGAGGAGCTTCCCGATCTGGCTGCTGGGTGTGCTGGTGCTGCGCGACCTCTGGATCCTGCTCGGCGGGGCGCTGCTCATCCGCAGGCACAAGATCGTGTTCCCCTCGAACATCTGGGGCAAGCTGTATTCTTTCAGCGTGGCCCTTCTGATCGCGGCCTACACCCTGCGCTGGCGCGTGGCGATA
The nucleotide sequence above comes from bacterium. Encoded proteins:
- a CDS encoding CDP-alcohol phosphatidyltransferase family protein, with the protein product MATEQRETRRLTHRMPIPYTRIRELNIWTLSNFLSVLRVLLLPFIYWGLFSQSETGHWVAVGLMLAGVATDVLDGWMARLRHTISSFGKIIDPLADKVCLGAVMLFLIQLRSFPIWLLGVLVLRDLWILLGGALLIRRHKIVFPSNIWGKLYSFSVALLIAAYTLRWRVAIIDQLQVAVILLTATSAFSYTRMVFRYHRTHKKHQRRGHRPLDNGGNGTGGDDTGSRNAPGAAAQV